tattttgatgatgCCGAGGAGCCAGTTTCTGCTTCGGATTTACGTCCAAAAACAAGGCAAGTACCCAATCTGATTGTATGACTGCATTAAAGTAACCGTACAGTGAGCTGCAGTGAATTAGGCTACTGTAGTCAAGTAAGCaacattaattaaaatataacattacATATGCATGGATAAAAGCACTTACAAAACAGCAATTCGTCTAGCCGTCCTGTTGAATCACCCGTAGTGTTCACTCGCTCGAGGAAATTAAATCATGAGTTCAATTGGAGCAATGACCGTATTAATGTGACTCTGTTTTCACGACCGCAGTGAGATTGTGAAGTGAAATCGCTAGGTCTATAAAGGGGTCAGTGGTTTTTATTCCCTGGTGATGAATGAGTGATTGGATAACAGTTCAGTCCGGGTTCAGGGGAAGCTGCTGCAGGGTAGTGTAAAGAGAGTGGCGAGTCTCTGCGTGGCTCCACAGAGACactggaggagctgcagagagCTTGGCATCTCATTAAATCAGCCACATGTCTTATTAAAGAAGCTATTTCCTGTTGTGTGCAATGCAGAGTAAACTATCTTCTCTCTTACACCCTTGTTCTCTTCCTCCAGTGCTGCAGGCAACACCGTACCTAATTCTTAAATGTCTGCTCTTAgtcctgttttctgtcttctcctctctgttCAGTCTGAAGCCAGAGGATGACAGCAGCCGGTCCTGTCTGCAGCCCCGCCTCCTCCCACTCTTCCCAGCCATCACCTGTTTGCCTCCCAGCATGCCAGAGACACCTGATGAAAGGCAAATCCCTCCAGACCAAACTGCCCTTGCGCTCTGCCCCAGGTGTGTGGCTCCTGCTGGGTGCAGTGGTGGTTTTGGTTGGGATGGCTGTTGCGGTGGCAGGCTACGTGTCCGCAGCACCAAAGCCCGTCAGCGTCAGTCGAGGCAGCACCCACATTGAGCGGATGAAACTGGCTGGCCCCGTGATCATGGGAGTGGGCCTGTTCATCTTCATCTGCGCCGCCACGCTACTGTACGAGAACCGGGATCTGGAAGTCCTCAGACGAGAGTCACCTGATGATCTTGAGGATCTGAAGGGAGGAGACGGCTGGGAGGATTTGCAGGAGCAGCCCAGCATCAGCTGTCAGGAGCAGTGGGAGTGCAAAGATGGAGAGCAGGGATCCTGGAGCGCTTTGACCCACGCGCTCCCACTGTCGAACCAGAACTGTGGAGCTCCTCTTAACCCACctcacaggaacacacacaacactggcAGCATGCCATCACCGCCGCCTCCTTCAGATGCCGGAGGTGGAGATAGGGAGGAGGTGGAAgagcaggagaaggagggaagaTCCACTGTGTTGGCCCGAGTTCTGCACCACAGGGAGCCAACTCCTCACCCTCCCTCCCCGTCCATCTCCCACTCCTCGGTCTACTCAGACTCTTGCAACTCCAGTGAAATCAACTTCAACATACGGACAGGCTTTCCTCAACACTGAACCCCCCAACTGGATCAACTTCTACTGTATCATAAAATATGCATGAGATTCAAATGGAAGTTTCACGTGCAGACACACTAGGACAAGACTGTGCATTCCTCAATGAACTGATGAAATGTTTGTTGGTATGTTTTAGTGCCTCCGAGTGGCGCAGTGACTCTGAGTCACTGTCTGTGAAGGGTGTTTTGTCCTACATCGTTCTCTGACTCACCCACGTTTGAAAGATTGAAGCTATGCTGTTTGATGTCAACTCGCCATCTTGTTGTCTTTGAACTAACCCATGCCCCAAGAATCCCTAAAGCCACTGCTTGTTTGACCATATTTGGACGTGAGAAGGATTGCTGAAAACTTATTTGGGTGCAGTACTGGCAGATGgactcactccctctctctctcacacacacacacacacatgaagtgGTACAACGTCTTCACTTCTTTGCTGGAGAGGTTTTTGTTAAGTGGATGAGCCAGATTAGGTTTTAAATGAGTCTTTATCTAatctcacacatactgtaatctACTCTTTATCTGAGGAAATTGCGTCTCGGTATAAACAGGAGAAGCACACAGGGCCACACTCTTCCTCGACACCTACATCCACGCTATAAATACCAGCTGCTGCGCTGTACACATGCAAGTGTAGACTCCAGTTTCAGTATTTTTCTGTAAttcaacttattttttttttttaattcacattgTCAGCTGCTCagttttctccctttttcatgTGTTGTGagttgagatatatatatacgaATTTCAATCAGATGgttgatagaaaaaaagagcaatgaCTGAAAGGCCAAATCTGGTAAGGCTGTTATGAGTTATCCCTGACACAGCTTAACTGAGTAAAGCAATCCTATGGGTCGTGTAACTGAAGCCTCACTCTCCCACCATTCCAACCTTTAATCTGCTCTCGGTTCATCATCTGATTCCTACGCTTTATTCAAATACCCCATCCTCCATCTCAATCCTTTGCTTCTGCAAAACATCAACATAAGCAAAACAAtgcaaagtaaaatgttttttggggtcCAATTAAGTAAAAGTGAGCCCGTTTGAACAGTCTGAGAGGTAAAGGGGGTAGGATTTTAATTATCGCCTGAATTTTCTCCTCCAGCCTCTAATTACACAGGGGATCAGTCTGAAGGTTTTTATAGGTGCTTTAGGACCGCAGAGTATTTCCTTGTTGTTCAGGCCCATGCTGGGATCCTGCCATCCAGATGACGACTGAGACTGAAGCGTACAATAATTTTGAGCCTCACATTTTACTCACTAACAACTCCTagctctgtctttttctctctcactctgtcaaacacacacgcacacacacacacacagagactcagTAGAAAATTTTGTGTAGGTACATAATGGCGTTATAAGATGCTGGATGTATTTCAGTAGCAGTTATGAGTTGGGCAGATGTGTCTGAATCTTGACTAAATCTTGTAACAAGCCTTCTTCACACTTATAGCTGAGAAAAGCAGCTCTCtgctcactcactctcacacatacacaagtcCTTCTCACTGTGAGAGATGCTCtgatgtgtttacatttacagtgggtacggaaagtattcagacccctttaaatttttcactctttgtttcattgcagccattttccaNNNNNNNNNNNNNNNNNNNNNNNNNNNNNNNNNNNNNNNNNNNNNNNNNNNNNNNNNNNNNNNNNNNNNNNNNNNNNNNNNNNNNNNNNNNNNNNNNNNNtgatttttggaaaaaggctgcaatgaagcaaagagtgaaaaatttaaaggggtctgaatactttccgtacccactgtagtaGGATGTCAGAGCTGCGCAACACTGTTTATCTGCTACACCCATATTAAACTAATGCAGATTCAACAGTCCTATCTTTGGTTGTAATGTGTTTGTTGAAACTGTTGTAGAGGTTGATTTGACGTTATGTTCATTTAGCAGGCTGCGGTGTTGATACCGACagtgtttctattattttgtccacctcatttatatcaatgaGGGTGggctaaaaaacacacatcaaaccTACATCCTGCAAAAGGTTTATGAAgttgtcagaaaatagtgaaaaatgccaTCACAAGTCTTTCAATTGCTCAGGAtgaattgttttgttgtaaCAACAGTCAAACAGAAATTGAGTTTAGTATCATATTAGAGAAAGACAAGTAACAAATCTGCACATTGCTTAAGCAATTTCTCCAACAATGAATCAACTATTACCCATTTCAGCTCTGTCAGTACCAGGATTAATCTTGCTCCTGTTTCTGTATATATGTTGCATATAGTCTGATTCCCCAGGCATCAATCTGACACCAAACTGACCAGAGGGGATTTAAATATCACATGCAAACAGCACTGCAGCAACACAGAATACAAGAAATCTTTGAGGTTTCTCATGTGTGTGGACAACAGTGTCAGCGACACACATTTCTTTGCTGCATTAAAAATTTAACTGAATAGAATCCCCTTCTCTGAGAGATGAATGCGTTTGTGTTGATACATATCTAAGCAGATGAATGGGAGGCTGTAAGCTGCTTAACCCTGCGCTGACTCAGGACACATGAAATTCCTAAGGGCTACAGATATAAATGAGCTTATAGCTAACTGGTACAGATAAGAAGCTGTGTGCTGTcactggcaaaaaaagaaatatctaaTGTCCATACTGTCTAATACTTTAGCCCTGCAATAAATTAGGGCTGcgactaacgattattttcattattggttAATCTGCAGAGCCTTTTCTTAATTAATCTATTAATTGTTTGCTGTGTATAGGTCCAAGGTGATGTCGTCTAACGTCTAGTTTTTACCATTTACTATAATGTAGGACaatgaaaagcagcaaatcttcacCTTTGAAAACTGGAATCGAATGACTCACAAGATAAATTGATACCAGTAATTGGAACATTtatcaatacattttctgtcaatcgaCAAATTGATCAATCTGTTTTAAATAGTTCATTGTCATTTAGAAAGCATGgggtgaaagaaaaaagaagtaaaacagtcaacagcaacaaaatcTGAGCGTGATGACATGATCGTAAAGGTAGGATTTATTGTAGGATGGTTGCATTAGACTGCACTGGTTAGGTGTACCTACTAAACTGGCAAATGAGTGCTGATTTAGTAAGTCTGCATTCTCCTCACAGTGAACCCCACAGCAACACTCTTTCGTCTGCTTGTTTACCTGAGCTAGCACTAGCTAACAAGATGAGCGGGGATACGGATTTTTGAGTCTCACTGAAACTCCTCTTATGGAGACAAGAAAGAGATCAGTCCTTCACCAGCAGCAGGTAATATATCATGGAGCACTGGCTGTGCTCTGACAATGAACTCCAAAGCTAAATCTCGAAGATAGACACTGTCACATCCAAAACTACCTGgattatcttgttttttaatcGAAATGTGCTGTAATTGCAGTTACTTGAATGTAAAATGGATTAAACTTGAATGAGATCCCATTTTGATAGAATACATTTTGCTCTGTCACCTATTTCACACTGCCAAACAATCTCTAGTTTTAGGAAGATTCCTCTTTGCTTTTGAGGTGCTAATGTCTGACACAAGTTCTAGTATTTTGAGGGATTGTGCAGTACAGTCTGCTCACAATAAGTAAGGTTTTTTTCCCACTCTTGCACTGAGTTCTGCTGCCAACTCTTTCTATTAATTCCAGTATCTGTCtggttaataaaaaacacaatgctgCCCTAAGACTTGGAGCACTCCCTCAATAACACAAGTTATCCACTTAAAGACAAATTCCAGAATGCTGCAGaataaacaaagtttttctgAGATGCTCAACTGCTCGGCAGAATGTGGCTCATCAGTTTGGCTTGATGTCCCTCAACAGCGCTCCAACACTTTCACACATTCAGCGCCCCCTAAAAACGTGTCTAACTACACATTATGTAAATGCtgtgaaatatgaaaaatgtaacgCTTTTAATCAATTAAACTGTTAATAAGTATGTATATTCTCTGTTGTTAGCTTGtttgtcttttcactttttatcccgttgtctttgtctctcttgcaAAAGAAGTTTCAAGTTTCAATAGGGCTTTTAAACAACATAGTTTATGAGCCTTATATAATACAGTCCACATCCTTTTGTTAATAACGTTATTTTTTAGTCAGTTATCTTGATGTTAGACACAGTCTGCTTTGGCAACATGTTCTGTCAAAATTCATGCCAGTAAAGCTTCACTGTCAAtttgtcttgtttctgttgtgtttcttgAGCTCAGCTAAGGAGTCGGAGCAGCTAGAACGCCTCATGGAGTCAGTGGAATTTGAGAAAGAGGAATGTATGTCTATTAATTACTATCTAAGCATTATAACCATAGATTAGAACAGATGTAAAGTTTAATAGggtaaacttttaaaatgtatttgactttAATTCACTTAGAGATCTTAGAGACAGTGAATACCATTTTCTTGTCTCCACCGCCGTAGCCTGGACATTAAGactttgtgttgtgtgaagGCAGATGAGTGCGATGTCGAGACCACGGTGGAGCTCTTCTCTAACAACTGCATTTATTCATATTGTCAATAAAAAGACTGAAAGGACCTCAAACGTATGGTAAAACAATATCACCAAGTTTGAGCAATTTTTGTTCTGTCTAATTGATTATTGAATTAGAAAACACCATTTAGATAACTATAGCTTAAACATATTCATTTAGAAAAAATTGATTGGTACCATATTGAACATGGTCTTTTAACTAAAAAACCCATGCAGTATCATAAATCATTAATATAATTCTTGTCATGTATATAGATATCCTGTCTACGGATGGAGTATCAGTAAATCCCTGCCCAATCCCCAAACCAGCTAAAAACATTAGACAGTGAACAAACAAACTGACCACAGAGATGAACACACATTTTTGCCGTTGCAGCAGAACAGTTCAGCTGCGGTTCGACAGCTCCCCAGCAGAGCGCAGAAGCTCCGCTTTCATGAAGTGCTGAAGGTCCAAATCTTTGTCCTCCAGGTCTAAGCTCAGGAATGTCTCCACCACAGACCTGCACctgtcattcacacacaaacatacatatctGTTTCACATACGCTGCTCTCCTGTGTTAATTTTCATTGTCGCTCTGTAAAGCAGTAGT
The genomic region above belongs to Etheostoma cragini isolate CJK2018 chromosome 6, CSU_Ecrag_1.0, whole genome shotgun sequence and contains:
- the LOC117946765 gene encoding uncharacterized protein LOC117946765 is translated as MTAAGPVCSPASSHSSQPSPVCLPACQRHLMKGKSLQTKLPLRSAPGVWLLLGAVVVLVGMAVAVAGYVSAAPKPVSVSRGSTHIERMKLAGPVIMGVGLFIFICAATLLYENRDLEVLRRESPDDLEDLKGGDGWEDLQEQPSISCQEQWECKDGEQGSWSALTHALPLSNQNCGAPLNPPHRNTHNTGSMPSPPPPSDAGGGDREEVEEQEKEGRSTVLARVLHHREPTPHPPSPSISHSSVYSDSCNSSEINFNIRTGFPQH